The window TTGATTTTAAGGTTTTCATATTGTTGTTGTTTTGAGGTTATTTGTTTTTTAATTTATATCTATAAGACAGCGGCACTATTCCATTCGTTACAGCTAAATCAATAGATTTGTACGATTTAACAAACATTTAACAATTGGTATTTTTTATTAAATATTTAGCAACAGAAATATAATATATACCACGCTATGGTTGATTTTACTACCATTATTTTACAATTTGCGGAACAGGGCGAGAAAACCGGGTGGACTTATATTGAAATTCCGGCCGATTTAGCGCAGGAAATGAAGCCCGGGAACAAAAAATCGTTCCGGGTGAGGGGTAAACTCGATAATTTGGATGTGCGCGGAATGGCCCTGATGCCCATGGGCGAGGGTAATTTTATCATGGCCCTAAAAAAAGATATTTGTAAAGCCTTGCATAAAAGTCGCGGTGCCATGCTGCGCGCGCAACTTGAACCCGACGACGATTTTAAATTTACCATCCCTGCCGACCTGCTGGAATGTTTTGAGTACGAACCCGAAGGCGAGGAGTTTTTTAACAGCCTTGCCGAAAGCCATCGCGGTTATTTTATAAAATGGATAGAGAGCGCCAAAACCGATGCTACCCGGGCCAACCGGATAGCCAGTACCATAAACGCCATGGTAAGGCGAATGGATTACGGGATGATGCTGCGGGAGTTAAAAAAAATGCGGGAGTAAGTTTAAAACTTGCAAAAACAAACTTGGATTTAAAAAACAGTATAAAAAAACAATATTTAACGGTATTGCCTGCATAAAATGCATGAATGATTAATAGCAATCCTTAAATTTGCAATTCATCAATAAAAAGAATGGTAAAATTATTTGTTGTGGGTATACCCCGCGATATGGACGAGATAGAATTACTCGAGATATTTACCCTGTATGGCCAGGTTGAACAAGTAAAGATCATTACCGACATTGATACAGGCCAAAGCAAAGGGTATGGTTTTATTAATATGGCAGATGAGCCCGGTGCCAACCGAGCTATTGATGCCTTAAACGGCGCAACCATTGACGAGCGTGAAATCAGCGTACGCGTAGCCGACGACAAACGGCCAGCGCCGGAACCTCCGAGGCAACCTTTTAAAAAAACCTTTACGCCCAAAAATCAATATCACAAGGTAAACCCACAAACATCAAACGAAAAACAAAAACGGCCGAGAAGGCCGCTTTGATGCTTTAGGTCGTTTTTTTGCTGTTGCTGTTTATGAATAACGTGTGTTTGCATCAGGCTAAATTTTAATATATTAGCGTGATATAAATGAACCACACCAACTCCTAAACCGCATGGAAATCCTTGAACAGGAAGAAAAATCACTCTTCGTAGATGTTACGTCACAAAAAATATATACGCTCCGGTCTATACAGGTGGCCACCTTTTTGGGCGGGCCAATAATTGCCGGCTACCTTATATCCGAAAATTACCGGGCTTTTAACGAAGATAAAAAATCAAAAATAGCCATCGTGCTTGGCGTTCTTGCAACCATCGTATTATTCGGCGTGATATTTATGCTGCCCGATACTAAGAAAGTGCCAACATATATTATTCCGCTGGCTTACAGCTGGGCTGCCTATATATTGGTGCAACAGCTCATGGGAGCACAAATGAAGGCTCATTTTTCCGCCGGCGGTGGCGTATATACCATCTGGCGGGCGCTGCTGGCTTCGCTTATCGGTTTAGCAGTTACGGTGGCCGGTGTTTTTGTGACGCTTTTAGTAGTGGGGTAGACAAAGAAAATTATACATCGTGACAAGAACTACCCTTACCGCCGGACGCTTAAATACAATTTCATGGTTAAATGATAACATCGTTGATTGGGCAGCGGGCGGCAATCATTATTCGATAGATGGAAGTACAAAAGAAAGCAATTCATATTATGCATTTAATTTTGATGGTTCTATTAATACTACCGACGGCCAATATGCTTTTATCTATCAAAAGCTTGGCACCAAAGGGTTGTTATTAAAAAACGGAGAACTTTTAAGGGAAATAAACAGATCTTATTACTTTGCTGAAGCTTACGAGTATCCCGCTGCCTTTGTGACCGTAGATGAAGTAACCTATCTTATTCATTGTCCCAAAGAATATTGCAGGCTTGATTTTGAAAACGTGGAAACGGGTGAAATTGTAACTGATATGATTGGCCGGGATCCGACTGACGTATTTCATTCACGGTTAGAAATAAGTCCTGATGGTTTTGTTTTAATGAGTAAAGGCTGGCATTGGCACCCTTTAGATGTAGCTTATTTATATGATATTAAAGAGTGTTTGAAAAACCCTAAGCTACTTGATGAAATCAATTCGTGGTTAAGCATAAACGCGGAGATTAGTACTGCAAATTTTATCAACAAAACAAAGGTTCTTATAGGCTCGGGCGAGGAGGTTTTTGATGATGAAAATATCGTTTTTCCACCACGGTACATTGCAGTTTTCGATATAGGTAGTAAACAAATATCAACTCCAGTAAAAGTGAATGGCGAATTTGGCAACCTGTTTGCCATTGATGACGAACGTGCCTGGGATACTTACCTTTATCCTAAGATTATCAGTTTAAAAACCGGCGACATTATAGATAAAGATGAATCGGTTTACAGTGGCAAACAAAATTCAAGTATTGTAAATAAAGAGAATTTGGTCCAGATTGTGTTTAACAGGGATACAAAACAACTTGCAATAGCAGGCAAAGAAGTGATTGAGGTTTTTACACCATAAATTATTTACAATTAAAGGTATTATTTCCCCATCAACAACTTATCTATCAACTCGTCCGTCAAAACAGTTCGTTCATTATCGGTTTTCCATTTTCCACTGCTCGGTGGGAAAGCATTACGGGAATACCCAACTTTGTTTTTAAAATCAAATATGGCGTGGCAGTAGTTATTGATTAATAACGAAGCCAATTGCCAGTCGTCAGTCCATGCTATTTTAATATTGCAGGGAATATCGTTATCTGTTACATCGGCTACGTTGTAAATGTGCACGGCATCCAGAATTGCCTGGCCGGGCATTTTTCCTATCGCGTAAAAATATCCTGTTGTAAGGTTATCCTCAAAAACAACCCCATGCGATGAGTCGGGAACAACGCTATCCAAAAAAGTGTCTTCGCCAACAATAAATTCTTCTTCTACCTCTAAAATCATCAGGCAAAGTTACATTAAGGGAGCGAATTTTATTTCAGGTCGAATTAACAGATTTTAACAATGTTCGGAGTGACTCCCAGCGGAAATGGAATATATCTTTGTTTGATATGAAAAGGTCGTTTCTGATTTTATTAACGTTGTTATGCATTGCCTTGGCGAGTAATAAAGCCACAGCCCAGGTAAAAATAGGCTATATTGATCTCGATACTTTAATGGCTCAAATGCCCGAAACTAAAGATGTGAAGAAGCAAATGGATGCTTTTACAAAACCATTTATTGATCATTTAACAAAAATGAACGATGATTATACAAGTTATGGACTTACTTATGTTCATCGCAAGATGACAGATTCTATCGTGGCCGTAGAAAGTAAAAAGTTGCAGATGATTCTAAAAGAAATGCAAGATTTTCAAGATAATGCTTTTAAAATGGTTGCAGCAAAAAAGGACGAACTATTAAAGCCAATATCTGATAAAGCAATAGCCGCACTTAGTCAAGTAGCCAAAGAAAACGGAATCAGCTATGTGATAGATTCGTCAAAAAACACCAGGCTAATTGTTGCTTTTGTCGCTTCAGACGAAATTAACCTAATGGATGCCGTTAAAGCCAAATTAGGTATTAAATGAATGCTCGGCGTCTGATCAGAAAATTTCTTCCTTAACCAACGTCGGCAGATTGAATATCATCCACCTTCCAGTCATCCGGAAACGGAATTTCCCTCATCGTAACCTCTTTAAAGCCCGGCACCTTAAAATCGAATCCCGATTGGTTATAATAAAAAAACGGATCAGCTTTAAAGGCTTCGTAATCTGCCAGCATCTGCTGTTCTAATTTTATTAACCGGTTACGGTATTTATTATCAAAAGGGGCTTTATCTGGTTTTATAGCCAACAGCCTCATAATATGCTGCAGCAGGTTATAGCAGGTGGTAAACTGTCCGCAGGCTATAATGCAGGCTTCGCTATGTTCTTGCTCGGTCGATTGTTTATCAAACCACAACGTGGTACCCATATTGAAGGCTACCTGTGCCACAATCTGGATATCGCGGCTGGGGTTGAGTATAGGCGGGGTTGGCGAATGATAGCCATCATTGGCTTCGCGGTTAATGTTGTTTGAAAAAGAAAGGTCGTAAATGTGATTGCCCTTGCCCCGGTTTTTCCACTGTGGCGAAAAGTAAAATTTATTGTAGAGCAGTTGTCTTATCCGCTTCAAAAATATGCTCAGGTTAAGCATCAGTACCGATTGTACCCTTGCGCTTATCATTTGCTTAATAACGCTTAAGGGGGTTTTTGCAAAATAGCCAACCAGCACGGTAATTATTCGCTCGGTAAAATTCTTTTTAAAGTTTAATATCAATGCCGAATTAGCGACGCCTAACAACTGCTGTCTTAAATAAAGCATTGTCACCAGAAAAATTAATGGGACGGTAATAAGTAAAGAACAGCCTACTGTTAATAATCCGTAGTGCTGCTTTATGCCATACCAGGCCCCTGCCGCTAAAACGATAATAACCGCCACCGCTATAAATATCAATCCCCTTATGGATAGCTCCCAGCCCTTTTTTACTTCGGGCATTACATAAGGTTTAATAAAATGGCTGCCAACGTCGTTAACCATCAGCAGGTCAAAATGCCGCAGGTCGGTTTCGTGCCGGGTGCGGCGGCCATCGGCATACATCATGCTTTGCAGGCCCTGGTTGTCGGTAATGCCACCATCCATCAGCCCAAAGTTTTTTTTGCTTATAAATTCCTTTTCCTGTTTATCGCCGGTTTGCGGCAGCATGGTAAGGGCGTTTTTAAGTTCGGCCGGGTACAGGCCGGGATATGTAAAATCATCAGGGAAAACTATAGGCTCAAAACCAGCCGGAAAGCACGACGATGCCGCCAGTATATCGCCCAGTTTTAATTTGCCTGCCGTTTTTTCGTCCAGGTATATCACCATATTGCCATAAGTAAAATAGGGATCCTTACCGGCATCGGGCACCAGCTTTATATCCTGCCTGAAAGACTGGCCGGTAAAAAATTCGGTGGCGTTAAAACAAACTTCCTGTAAATGTTTACCGGGTGCCCCGTCATGACAAAGCGCTTCAAGGGCGGCATGGTCAAATAAATATTTATCGTAAGCCATTGCAAACGCGTTAATAATATTACGGCTTTTAAGCTCCCTGGTTTTCCAGTACTTTTTATCGGCCAGTATTTCCATCGCCTGTTTTAACAGCTCATCGCCGGTTAGCGCTGTTAAAAGTTTGCTGTAGTAATCGCCAAAGCTTTTGCCCTTACTGTTGTACAATGCATACAATGTGGTTGCTATTGTGCCGCCCGATGCCGACGACATGTAGCTAACCCTTTGTAGCAGACTAAGGCCAAAAAGTTCATCTGTTGAATCCTCAAATTTTACTTTGTCGAGGTATGATAATACACCCAACGCAAAGGAAGCTGCACGAAAGCCACCGCCCGAAAATGCGAGCGCGATGCTATCAAACGGTTTAATTATGGCAACCTCAAGCTTGTTTTCTGATAGAGGTTCAGGAGCGGCTATCTTATCCATAATAACATAGGTTTGGTTATTTAAAATTAGGTAAAATATTATATAATAGTATCTTGTGTAAATAAAAAGCCAAACTTTATTTAAGCTGATTTGGGGGTTTATTGTTAATATTGATGGCAAGTTGATTTGGATGCGGGTTAGCTAAATGTCAGTATACAGGCTAATTAAAATGGAGGGAGTTACACCGATACTTAATCGCTATATTTTTAGTATGATAGATGCTTTTTTTGTAAAATCACCCAAAAGTATGACCCGAAATATAAGCCGTTGCTGCAATTTTGGACGTGCTTTAAAACTCAATTAAAAAACAAATGAGAAAAAATATTTTAGTTTATGGGTTTATTGGCGGCCTGATACCCGCCGCCTGGGCCGTTGTTGTTGAAGCGATGCTGAGCAACAGCTTAAGCTTAAATACGCGGATGGTGCTTGGCTATACATCTATGATAATAGCCTTTTCGCTCATTTTTGTAGCTGTAAAAAACTACCGCGATAATTATAACAACGGTATCATCACTTTTGGAAACACGCTTAAAATCGGGCTGTTAATTACACTTATAGCATCTACCATTTATGTTATTGTTTGGATGGTAGACTATAGCTATTTTATCCCCGATTTTGGCGAAAAATACCAGGCCCAGGTGTTGGCCGAACTGAAAGCAAGTGGAGCAAGTGCTGCAGTTATAAAAAAACAAGGTGCCGAAATGGCTGTCATGATGGAGAAATATAAATCAAGTCCCGCCTTTAGGGTGATGTTCACCTATCTGGAAATTGTGCCGGTTGGCATCGTAGTATCTTTAATAGCTGCGCTTATACTTAAAAATAAATCTAAACCGGCTACTGTCGTGTCAACAATGAACTGATGGATAGCCTTTAGTCAAAGTCTTAAGTTCTCAGTAAAAAAAGAAAAAATTAACCTTTAGGCTTACTACTTTCTGCTGTTGACTTAACGCTACAGTGATCTTATAATTTAAAACAGAACTGATTAAATATGAAAAAAGTAACAGGTATAGGCGGCGTATTTTTTAAATGCGAGAATCCGCAAAGTATGAATGAATGGTATGCCAAAAACCTTGGATTGCCTAAAAGTGAATACGGAACAACGTTTGAGTGGCGGGAGGCCGATGATCCGTCGAAAACAGGATCAACATCCTGGTGTACGTTTCCGCAGGATACCAAGTATTTCAATCCCTCGGCAAAGCCGTTTATGATTAATTACCGGGTAGAAAATCTGGTTGCGCTGGTTGACGAGCTGAAAAAGGACAACGTAACCATTGTTGACGAGATTGCCGAATATGACTATGGCAAATTCGTCCACGTGCTCGATCCCGAAGGAAACATTATTGAACTTTGGGAGCCCAAAGATTGATGCGTGAAGCGACAAAAACATTCAGTTGAACGCAGTCGAAGACTCACCTGACGAGGCTACGCCCGCCACCCTCTCTTCAATCTGCGGCTGGAAAGAGGGGCTTGAATGTTGAATGTCAAATTCTTATGAAAAAATAAGTAATAAATTTTCAGCCCCTCTTTCCGGCGAAGCCGAAGAGAGGGTGGCCAGCGCAGCGTAGCCGGGTGAGTCTTCGCCGCCATGCGATATACTCCATTTCTGCATCAGAATTTCGCGAAATTTTACAACTACCCATCACATATTGGAATTTATATAAGCATTTGAATAGACGCAGTCGAAGACTCACCCGGCGAGGCTACGCCCGCCACCCTCTCTTCAACCTGTGGTTGGAAAGAGGGGCTTGAATGTTGAATGTCAAATTCTTATGAAAAAAATAAGTAATAAATTTTCAGCCCCTCTTTCAGGCGACGCCGAAGAGAGGTTGGCCAGCGCAGCGTAGCCGGGTGAGTCTTCGCCGCCATACAATATACTTCATTCCCCCCCCCCCTAAAAAAAAACTTTCCTAAAACATTTGCAATTATATAAGCACTTATATAAATTGCACTATGAATTTATATCAAAGCCTGGGTTATTTGGTATTGGGTAGCAGATTAAGGCGGTTAAGCGAGGCTTTTTTGGCCGAAATTAACCGTGTTTACCAAAATGAGGGGATAGATTTTGATGCCAGCTGGTTTCCGGTGTTTTATTTACTCTCTAAAAACGACGCTTTATCTATTAAAGAATTGAGCGAGCAGATTGAAGTTTCGCACCCGGCGGCAAGTCAGCTGATTACCAATTTGAAAAACCGTAGCCTGGTTACCAGTGCTACCTGTGCCGATGATGGCCGCAGGCAACTGGTTACTTTAACTGATAGCGGCCGTGAGCTGCTAAAGCAGATATTGCCCGTGTGGGATGCCATTAGCCAGGCCATGACCCAACTGGTGGATACTGATGCTGTATCACAACAGCTATTGCCTGCCATTACGGCTGTTGAGAATACCTTCCGTTCAAGCAACCTTTCTGTCGTTATCAGCGAAAAATTAACTGCTCATTTAAAACCCGCTGACCATGAATAGTACCTTCAACTACGGCATAAATCATTTAACCATTGGCATTTGCCTTGATATTGCAGCAGGCAAAACCAGGGGAATTATCGATGCAGATACTGATAAAGCTATCCGCGCCTCATGGGATGAGGTAGCAAAAATTGTTCATGCGCAAAAGCCGGTTTATGGCATTAATACAGGTTTTGGCCCGCTATGTGATACCCATATATCCGAGGCAGATACCAGTTTGCTGCAAAGTAATATTCTTAAAAGCCATAGCGTGGGGGTAGGCAAACCTATCCCGCAGCAAATAGCCAAACTGATGCTGATAACCAAAGTGCATGCTTTGGCACAAGGTTTCTCGGGTGTTGCGCCGGATACGTTAACGCGTATCATCTGGCATATTGATAACGATATTGTACCTGTTGTACCCGAAAAAGGGTCGGTAGGCGCATCCGGCGATCTGGCTCCCTTATCGCACCTGTTTTTGCCTTTAATAGGTTTAGGTGAGGTTTATGAAAATGGCGAACGCAAACCCGCAGCGCAGGTACTGCAAAAACATAACCTGGCCCCGTTGGTTTTAGGCCCTAAAGAAGGACTTGCCTTAATAAACGGCACACAATTTATATTAGCTTTCGCGATAAAGGCAGTTGAGCGTTTGGATGATGCCCTGAACCGTGCCGACCTTATTGGAGCCATGTCGTTAGAAGGGTTGATGGGCTCGGTAAGGCCTTTTGACGCCCGCATCCATGCACTGCGCCCTTTTAAAGGCACTAAAATGGTTGCCGACCGCCTGTTTACTTTATTAAACGGATCAGCGATCAATTCCTCGCACATCAATTGCGATAGGGTGCAGGATCCTTACTCTTTGCGTTGTATGCCGCAGGTACACGGCGCATCGCGTAATGCCTGGTTACATTTAAAAGAACTTACTGAAATTGAACTAAACTCCGTTACCGATAACCCCGTTATTTTTAGTGCCGATGATACCATTAGCGGGGGCAACTTTCACGGCCAGCCGCTGGCTTTACCGTTAGACTACGCCACCGTAGCCGCTGCCGAACTGGGCAATATAGCCGACAGGCGCTGTTATCTTATGAGCGAAGGCCGATACGGCCTGCCAAAACTGCTTACCCATGATGCAGGCTTAAATTCGGGCCTGATGATACCGCAATACACCACCGCGGCTTTGGTTACCGAAAACAAGACACTGTGCTTCCCGGCGAGTGCCGATAGCGTGCCTACTTCATTAGGGCAGGAAGATCATGTATCTATGGGTTCTATCAGCGGGCGCAAGCTGCACATGGTTTTAGATAATATAGAATACATCCAGGCCATCGAGTTGCTTTATGCGGCGCAGGCCATGGACTTTCGTAGGCCGTTAAAATCAACACCGGTTGTTGAGGCGCTGCATGATCACGTGCGCCAATACGTTCCATTTATAAACGACGACCGTGTTTTTGCGGATGATATTAACCGTTTGCATCAAATTATTACCGATGGCTCGTTTTTGGCTACTGCCAATAACGCGGCTATTCATCACCACATAACCCTCAGCCATGACGAGTTCGGAATTTATTAATACCTACGCCAGCCACCCGGTTTACAAAGCGCCCCGCGGTATGCAGCTGCATGCCAAAAGCTGGCAAACTGAAGCGCCTTTGCGAATGCTGCTTAATAACCTTGATGACGAGGTTGCCGAAAACCCTGCCGAATTGGTGGTATATGGCGGTATTGGCCAGGCCGCCCGCAACCCCGAATCGGTGCGGAAAATTATTGAGTTGTTGCTGGAACTGGACGAAGATCACTCTTTACTGGTACAATCGGGCAAGCCGGTAGGCATTATCCGCAGCCATCCCGAAGCACCTCGCGTTTTAATAGCCAACAGCAACCTTGTCCCCGCCTGGGCCAATTGGGAGCATTTTAATGATCTGCGCGCCAAAGGCCTGATGATGTATGGCCAGATGACCGCCGGTAGTTGGATATATATAGGTACACAGGGTATTTTGCAGGGCACCTACGAAACCTTTGTAGAATGCGGCAACCAGCATTTTAATGGCGATTTGACCGGCAAGTTGATTGTCAGCGCCGGTTTAGGCGGTATGGGCGGCGCTCAGCCATTGGCGGCAACCATGGCGGGCGGCGTATTTTTAGGTGCCGATGTGGATGCAACGCGTATCCAAAAAAGATTGGATTCGCAATACATCGACCGGATGACCTACTCCTACGAGGAAGCAATAGCCTGGGTAAAAGAGGCTATCGACAAAAAAGAAACCCTCTCTGTAGGCCTGGTAAGCGATGCCGGCGACTTGCTGCAGAGATTATTGAATGACAATATTATCCCCGATATTTTAACCGACCAGACATCGGCACATGATCCGTTGAATGGATATATTCCTGATGGTTTATCATTACAACAAGCAGCCGAATTACGCAAAAGCGACCCGGTAGAGTACAAAAGCCTGTCGTTAAAAAGCATGGCCCGGCATGTAGGTTTGATGCTGGAATTACAAAAACGCGGTGCCATAACTTTTGATTATGGCAACAACCTGCGCGAGTTTGCCCGCCAGGGCGGCGAACCGGACGCCTTTAACTTTCCCGGATTTACACCGGCTTATATTCGCCCTTTGTTTTGTGAGGGGAAAGGGCCGTTCAGATGGGTAGCCCTCTCAGGCGATCCGGAGGATATTTATACTACCGATAGGGCCTTGATGGAACTGTTCCCTGACGATAAGCCCCTGGCCAAATGGCTGACTAATGCAAAGGAAAAAATCTCGTTCCAGGGCCTGCCTGCCCGCATTTGCTGGTTGGGTATGGGCGACAGGGAAAAAGCCGGTTTGCTGTTTAACGAATTGGTAGCGACAGGTAAGGTAAAAGGCCCGATAGTGATAGGCCGCGACCATTTGGATTGCGGCTCGGTAGCATCGCCCAACCGCGAAACCGAATCTATGAAAGATG is drawn from Mucilaginibacter ginsenosidivorax and contains these coding sequences:
- a CDS encoding DUF4199 domain-containing protein, which encodes MRKNILVYGFIGGLIPAAWAVVVEAMLSNSLSLNTRMVLGYTSMIIAFSLIFVAVKNYRDNYNNGIITFGNTLKIGLLITLIASTIYVIVWMVDYSYFIPDFGEKYQAQVLAELKASGASAAVIKKQGAEMAVMMEKYKSSPAFRVMFTYLEIVPVGIVVSLIAALILKNKSKPATVVSTMN
- a CDS encoding patatin-like phospholipase family protein — protein: MDKIAAPEPLSENKLEVAIIKPFDSIALAFSGGGFRAASFALGVLSYLDKVKFEDSTDELFGLSLLQRVSYMSSASGGTIATTLYALYNSKGKSFGDYYSKLLTALTGDELLKQAMEILADKKYWKTRELKSRNIINAFAMAYDKYLFDHAALEALCHDGAPGKHLQEVCFNATEFFTGQSFRQDIKLVPDAGKDPYFTYGNMVIYLDEKTAGKLKLGDILAASSCFPAGFEPIVFPDDFTYPGLYPAELKNALTMLPQTGDKQEKEFISKKNFGLMDGGITDNQGLQSMMYADGRRTRHETDLRHFDLLMVNDVGSHFIKPYVMPEVKKGWELSIRGLIFIAVAVIIVLAAGAWYGIKQHYGLLTVGCSLLITVPLIFLVTMLYLRQQLLGVANSALILNFKKNFTERIITVLVGYFAKTPLSVIKQMISARVQSVLMLNLSIFLKRIRQLLYNKFYFSPQWKNRGKGNHIYDLSFSNNINREANDGYHSPTPPILNPSRDIQIVAQVAFNMGTTLWFDKQSTEQEHSEACIIACGQFTTCYNLLQHIMRLLAIKPDKAPFDNKYRNRLIKLEQQMLADYEAFKADPFFYYNQSGFDFKVPGFKEVTMREIPFPDDWKVDDIQSADVG
- the hutU gene encoding urocanate hydratase, translating into MTSSEFINTYASHPVYKAPRGMQLHAKSWQTEAPLRMLLNNLDDEVAENPAELVVYGGIGQAARNPESVRKIIELLLELDEDHSLLVQSGKPVGIIRSHPEAPRVLIANSNLVPAWANWEHFNDLRAKGLMMYGQMTAGSWIYIGTQGILQGTYETFVECGNQHFNGDLTGKLIVSAGLGGMGGAQPLAATMAGGVFLGADVDATRIQKRLDSQYIDRMTYSYEEAIAWVKEAIDKKETLSVGLVSDAGDLLQRLLNDNIIPDILTDQTSAHDPLNGYIPDGLSLQQAAELRKSDPVEYKSLSLKSMARHVGLMLELQKRGAITFDYGNNLREFARQGGEPDAFNFPGFTPAYIRPLFCEGKGPFRWVALSGDPEDIYTTDRALMELFPDDKPLAKWLTNAKEKISFQGLPARICWLGMGDREKAGLLFNELVATGKVKGPIVIGRDHLDCGSVASPNRETESMKDGSDAVSDWPLLNLMANASGGATWISFHHGGGVGMGYSQHAGMVVLADGTERAATCLKRVLYNDPAMGIFRHTDAGYDKAEEWAEKFGLKVW
- a CDS encoding MarR family winged helix-turn-helix transcriptional regulator codes for the protein MNLYQSLGYLVLGSRLRRLSEAFLAEINRVYQNEGIDFDASWFPVFYLLSKNDALSIKELSEQIEVSHPAASQLITNLKNRSLVTSATCADDGRRQLVTLTDSGRELLKQILPVWDAISQAMTQLVDTDAVSQQLLPAITAVENTFRSSNLSVVISEKLTAHLKPADHE
- a CDS encoding DUF2251 domain-containing protein, with product MILEVEEEFIVGEDTFLDSVVPDSSHGVVFEDNLTTGYFYAIGKMPGQAILDAVHIYNVADVTDNDIPCNIKIAWTDDWQLASLLINNYCHAIFDFKNKVGYSRNAFPPSSGKWKTDNERTVLTDELIDKLLMGK
- a CDS encoding OmpH family outer membrane protein, producing the protein MKRSFLILLTLLCIALASNKATAQVKIGYIDLDTLMAQMPETKDVKKQMDAFTKPFIDHLTKMNDDYTSYGLTYVHRKMTDSIVAVESKKLQMILKEMQDFQDNAFKMVAAKKDELLKPISDKAIAALSQVAKENGISYVIDSSKNTRLIVAFVASDEINLMDAVKAKLGIK
- a CDS encoding RNA recognition motif domain-containing protein, with amino-acid sequence MVKLFVVGIPRDMDEIELLEIFTLYGQVEQVKIITDIDTGQSKGYGFINMADEPGANRAIDALNGATIDEREISVRVADDKRPAPEPPRQPFKKTFTPKNQYHKVNPQTSNEKQKRPRRPL
- a CDS encoding VOC family protein, whose product is MKKVTGIGGVFFKCENPQSMNEWYAKNLGLPKSEYGTTFEWREADDPSKTGSTSWCTFPQDTKYFNPSAKPFMINYRVENLVALVDELKKDNVTIVDEIAEYDYGKFVHVLDPEGNIIELWEPKD
- a CDS encoding YdeI/OmpD-associated family protein — translated: MVDFTTIILQFAEQGEKTGWTYIEIPADLAQEMKPGNKKSFRVRGKLDNLDVRGMALMPMGEGNFIMALKKDICKALHKSRGAMLRAQLEPDDDFKFTIPADLLECFEYEPEGEEFFNSLAESHRGYFIKWIESAKTDATRANRIASTINAMVRRMDYGMMLRELKKMRE
- the hutH gene encoding histidine ammonia-lyase translates to MNSTFNYGINHLTIGICLDIAAGKTRGIIDADTDKAIRASWDEVAKIVHAQKPVYGINTGFGPLCDTHISEADTSLLQSNILKSHSVGVGKPIPQQIAKLMLITKVHALAQGFSGVAPDTLTRIIWHIDNDIVPVVPEKGSVGASGDLAPLSHLFLPLIGLGEVYENGERKPAAQVLQKHNLAPLVLGPKEGLALINGTQFILAFAIKAVERLDDALNRADLIGAMSLEGLMGSVRPFDARIHALRPFKGTKMVADRLFTLLNGSAINSSHINCDRVQDPYSLRCMPQVHGASRNAWLHLKELTEIELNSVTDNPVIFSADDTISGGNFHGQPLALPLDYATVAAAELGNIADRRCYLMSEGRYGLPKLLTHDAGLNSGLMIPQYTTAALVTENKTLCFPASADSVPTSLGQEDHVSMGSISGRKLHMVLDNIEYIQAIELLYAAQAMDFRRPLKSTPVVEALHDHVRQYVPFINDDRVFADDINRLHQIITDGSFLATANNAAIHHHITLSHDEFGIY